The Punica granatum isolate Tunisia-2019 chromosome 4, ASM765513v2, whole genome shotgun sequence genome has a window encoding:
- the LOC116204192 gene encoding polygalacturonase At1g48100-like, with protein sequence MRSSTLVILIAVLVWSSSFDSCHAIRWHPWYWRPWYWRPWWMLPSMRHHHGGFGRLNHTAPPPQLSPSQPPPLLLPPSLPLPPHNDHLPPPLLPPPPKKSHAPPPLPPPSSKPPPPPANPGHETRKFPTFNVLNFGARGDGKTDDTMAFHSTWTAACQMEASTVLVPEGHEFLVGTISFEGRHCRKNIIFQLDGTIIAPMNRENWGRDLSNWIVFKRVTGLTVQGEGTIEGSGSGWWHVSGSDDLEDIEDVGKQLRGVKPTALRIYRSNNATLAGIKIQNSPNVHVKIMNCNGVKVHDLSVSSPGDSPNTDGIQVHRSRDVVIHSSNLACGDDCIAIQKGCHNLTVYNVTCGPGHGISIGSLGPDHSKACVSNIMVRDIDMHDTTNGARIKTWQGGMGSVQGVTFSDIRMSRVRYPIIIDQYYCDKGKDCGNQTSAVAVSGITYENIRGTYTDMSILFACSDSVPCTDITLNGVDLQPVQQNGHGHHHHHIHEPLCWQVFGEWTPTKAAQINCSLQAGKPSGYNRVLLNLNLC encoded by the exons ATGAGATCAAGCACGTTGGTCATTCTAATTGCCGTTCTTGTTTGGTCATCGAGTTTCGACTCTTGCCATGCTATAAGATGGCACCCATGGTACTGGCGCCCATGGTACTGGAGGCCGTGGTGGATGCTGCCTAGTATGCGCCACCACCACGGTGGATTTGGCAGGCTTAATCATACAGCTCCACCACCACAACTCTCACCATCACAGCCACCACCCTTACTGCTACCACCGTCACTGCCATTGCCACCTCATAATGATCATCTGCCACCACCGCTACTGCCTCCACCACCAAAGAAGAGCCACGCCCCACCACCACTACCACCGCCATCATCTaaaccaccaccaccacccgCCAATCCCGGTCACGAGACAAGAAAGTTTCCCACTTTCAATGTGCTAAATTTTGGTGCCAGGGGTGATGGAAAGACCGATGACACAATG GCATTTCATTCCACGTGGACCGCTGCTTGTCAAATGGAGGCATCGACAGTGCTCGTCCCAGAAGGACATGAATTCCTCGTGGGAACGATTTCTTTTGAAGGTCGACACTGCAGAAAAAACATCATATTCCAG CTGGATGGAACAATTATTGCACCGATGAATCGCGAGAATTGGGGTAGGGACCTATCAAACTGGATAGTGTTCAAAAGAGTCACTGGACTAACGGTACAAGGAGAAGGAACAATCGAGGGCAGCGGCTCGGGTTGGTGGCATGTCTCCGGATCTGATGATCTTGAAGACATCGAAGATGTTGGGAAACAG TTGCGGGGCGTCAAACCAACT GCTCTGAGGATCTATCGGAGCAACAATGCAACGCTCGCAGGGATTAAAATTCAGAACAGTCCTAACGTCCACGTAAAGATTATGAACTGCAATGGAGTTAAGGTGCATGACTTGAGCGTATCATCGCCTGGTGATAGCCCCAATACGGATGGAATACAAGTCCATCGCTCGAGAGACGTGGTGATCCACAGCAGCAATCTTGCTTGTG GAGACGATTGTATCGCTATTCAAAAGGGATGTCATAATTTGACTGTATACAATGTGACTTGTGGACCTGGGCATGGGATCAGCATTGGAAGCCTAGGCCCAGATCACTCCAAGGCGTGCGTCTCTAACATCATGGTTCGGGATATCGACATGCACGACACGACGAATGGAGCTAGAATAAAGACGTGGCAG GGCGGAATGGGCTCTGTTCAAGGAGTGACCTTTTCGGACATCCGAATGTCCCGAGTCCGATACCCGATCATCATCGACCAATACTACTGTGACAAAGGCAAGGACTGCGGGAACCAAACTTCAGCTGTGGCAGTCTCGGGAATTACATATGAAAATATTCGAGGAACATACACGGATATGTCCATCCTCTTTGCATGCAGCGACAGTGTCCCATGCACCGACATCACCCTCAATGGCGTGGACCTGCAGCCCGTGCAACAGAATGGTCATGGCCATCACCATCACCACATCCATGAGCCGTTATGCTGGCAGGTCTTCGGAGAGTGGACCCCAACTAAGGCCGCACAGATCAATTGTAGCTTGCAAGCAGGCAAGCCATCTGGATACAATCGTGTCCTACTGAATCTCAACTTGTGTTGA